A window from Fragaria vesca subsp. vesca linkage group LG5, FraVesHawaii_1.0, whole genome shotgun sequence encodes these proteins:
- the LOC101311583 gene encoding probable importin subunit beta-4-like, translating to MSQSLELLLIQFLMPDNDARRQAEDQIKRLAKDPQVVPALVQHLRTAKTPNVRQLAAVLLRKKITGHWAKLSPQLKNLVKQSLIESITMEHSPPVRRASANVVSVVAKYAVPAGEWPDLLPFLFQCSQSAQEEHREVALILFSSLTETIGNTFRPHFADLQALLLKCLQDETSNRVRVAALKAVGSFLEFTHDGTEVVKFREFIPSILNVSRQCLAAGEEDVAVIAFEIFDELIESPAPLLGESIKSIVQFSLEVCSSQTLESNTRHQAVQIISWLAKYKSKSLKKYKLIIPILQIMCQLLAESTNGDEDDDLAPDRAAAEVIDTMALNLPKQVFSPVLEFASLSSQNANPKYREASVTALGVISEGCLELMKNKLEPVLHVVLGALRDPEEMVRGAASFALGQFAEHLQPEIVSHHGSVLPCILNALEDASEEVKEKSYYALAAFCENMGEEILPFLDPLMRKLLGALHSSPRNLQETCMSAIGSVASAAEQAFVPYAERVLELMKSFLVLTNDEDLCARARATELVGIVAMSVGRTGMEPILPPYIEAAISGFGLEFSELREYTHGFFSNIAEILDDGFIQYLPHVVPLAFSSCNLDDGSAVDIDESDDENINGFGGVSSDDEAHDEPRVRNISVRTGVLDEKAAATQALGLFALHTKASYGPYLEESLKILIRHSGYFHEDVRLQAITALKRDSFVANTWNEGQTKAKEVLDTVMNIYIKTMTEDDDKEVVSQACLSLADIIKDFGYMAIEPYMSRLVDATLVLLQEKSACQQSGSDDEIDDGDVEHDEELMDAVSDLLPAYAKSMGPHFAPNFAKLFGPLMEFARASRPLQDRTMVVACLAEVAQNMGAPIATYVDNVMPLVLKELTSSDSTNRRNAAFCVGELCRNGGEGTFKYYGDILRRLSPLFGESEPDNAVRDNAAGAVARMIMVHPELIPLNEVLPVFLKVLPLKEDHEESMAVYTCVSTLVLSSNAEILSLVPELVNVFAQVVASPVETTEVKEHVGRAFTHLVSIYGHQMQPLLNSLSPQHANALAVFAPKS from the exons ATGTCGCAGTCGCTGGAGCTTTTGCTGATACAGTTCCTGATGCCGGACAACGACGCCCGGCGGCAAGCGGAGGACCAGATTAAGCGGCTGGCTAAGGACCCTCAGGTGGTCCCCGCTCTCGTTCAGCACCTCCGCACCGCCAAGACTCCCAACGTCCGCCAACTCGCCGCCGTTCTTCTCCGCAAGAAGATCACCGGCCACTGGGCCAAGCTCTCTCCTCAGCTCAAGAACCTCGTCAAGCAGTCCCTCATTGAGAGCATCACCATGGAGCACAG TCCTCCGGTGCGGCGAGCCAGTGCCAATGTAGTTAGTGTGGTTGCAAAATATGCTGTCCCAGCCGGAGAATGGCCCGACTTGTTGCCATTTCTGTTCCAATGTAGTCAGAGTGCGCAGGAAGAACATAGAGAG GTGGCATTGATCCTTTTCAGCTCTTTGACTGAAACAATTGGGAATACGTTTCGACCACATTTCGCAGATTTGCAAGCTTTACTTCTGAAATGCTTGCAGGATGAGACTAGCAACCGTGTCAGAGTTGCTGCACTCAA GGCAGTGGGGTCTTTTCTAGAATTCACTCATGATGGGACCGAAGTG GTCAAATTTCGAGAATTCATTCCCAGCATTTTAAATGTATCAAGACAGTGCCTTGCTGCTGGCGAAGAGGATGTTGCTGTAATTGCTTTTGAGATTTTTGACGAGCTGATTGAATCTCCTGCACCTCTTCTTGGGGAGTCTATTAAATCCATTGTGCAGTTCTCTCTCGAAGTTTGCTCAAGTCAAACTTTGGAGTCTAACACACGTCATCAG GCAGTCCAAATAATCTCATGGCTGGCAAAGTATAAATCCAAATCCCTTAAAAAGTATAAGCTCATCATTCCTATCCTGCAAATTATGTGCCAATTGCTTGCCGAATCAACTAATGGAGATGAAGATGATGATCTTGCTCCAGATCGAGCTGCTGCAGAAGTAATTGACACTATGGCTTTGAATCTTCCTAAGCAAGTCTTCAGTCCTGTTCTTGAATTCGCATCTTTAAGCAGTCAGAATGCAAATCCCAAGTATAGGGAAGCTTCTGTTACAGCTTTAGGTGTCATTTCAGAGGGTTGTTTGGAGTTGATGAAAAATAAGTTGGAGCCAGTTCTTCATGTTGTTTTAGGTGCTTTAAGAGATCCTGAGGAAATGGTCAGGGGAGCTGCTTCCTTTGCCTTGGGTCAGTTTGCTGAGCATTTGCAGCCTGAAATTGTATCTCACCATGGAAGTGTACTACCCTGCATTTTGAATGCCCTTGAGGATGCATCTGAGGAAGTGAAG GAAAAGTCATATTATGCTTTGGCTGCATTTTGTGAGAACATGGGTGAGGAAATACTTCCATTCCTTGATCCCTTGATGAGGAAACTACTAGGGGCTCTCCACAGTAGCCCCCGAAATTTGCAGGAGACATGCATG TCTGCGATTGGTTCAGTTGCTTCTGCGGCAGAACAAGCCTTTGTTCCATATGCTGAAAGGGTTTTAGAGTTAATGAAGAGTTTCTTGGTGCTTACTAATGATGAGGATCTCTGCGCTCGAGCAAGAGCTACTGAGTTAGTTGGAATAGTTGCAATGTCTGTGGGGAGAACTGGGATGGAACCAATTTTACCCCCTTATATTGAAGCTGCAATTTCT GGATTTGGATTGGAGTTTAGTGAGCTTCGAGAGTATACTCATGGGTTCTTCAGTAATATTGCAGAAATTCTGGATGATGGTTTTATACAG TATCTTCCTCATGTTGTCCCCCTGGCATTTTCCTCCTGTAATCTGGATGATGGCTCTGCAGTGGACATTGATGAGTCTGATGACGAAAATATTAATGGATTTGGTGGAGTTTCATCCGACGATGAAGCTCATGATGAACCAAGAGTACGAAATATCAGTGTAAGAACAGGAGTTTTGGATGAAAAGGCGGCTGCAACTCAAGCTCTTGGCTTATTTGCGCTTCATACAAAGGCTTCATATGGACC CTATTTGGAGGAGTCATTAAAGATTCTAATAAGACACTCGGGATATTTTCATGAAGATGTTCGGCTTCAGGCAATCACTGCCTTGAAACGTGA TTCTTTTGTGGCAAATACTTGGAAC GAAGGACAAACAAAGGCTAAAGAAGTTCTAG ATACTGTGATGAATATTTATATCAAGACTATGACTGAAGATGACGACAAGGAAGTGGTTTCCCAAGCTTGTTTGAGCCTGGCTGACATCATCAAAGATTTTGGATATATGGCGATTGAACCCT ATATGTCTCGGCTGGTCGATGCCACTTTGGTACTTCTTCAGGAGAAATCAGCTTGTCAGCAGTCAGGATCTGATGATGAAATTGATGATGGTGATGTTGAACATGATGAAGAGCTCATGGATGCAGTCTCTGACCTGCTCCCTGCTTATGCCAAGTCCATGGGTCCTCATTTTGCACCTAACTTTGCAAAACTTTTTGGCCCTTTAATGGAGTTTGCG AGAGCTTCACGCCCATTGCAAGATCGGACCATGGTTGTTGCCTGCCTTGCTGAAGTTGCCCAGAACATGGGTGCTCCAATTGCCACATATGTTGAT AATGTGATGCCCTTGGTTCTCAAGGAACTAACATCCTCAGACTCAACCAATAGGAGGAATGCTGCATTTTGTGTTGGTGAGTTGTGCAGAAATGGGGGTGAGGGGACATTCAA ATATTATGGAGATATATTACGTCGGCTTTCCCCACTATTTGGGGAATCTGAGCCAGATAATGCCGTCAGGGATAATGCAGCTGGTGCAGTTGCAAGAATGATAATGGTGCACCCAGAGCTTATCCCATTGAATGAG GTACTTCCTGTTTTTTTGAAAGTTCTTCCATTAAAAGAAGATCACGAGGAGTCCATGGCAGTTTACACTTGCGTCTCTACTCTTGTTTTATCATCTAATGCCGAG ATTCTTTCTCTGGTCCCTGAGTTGGTTAATGTATTTGCTCAAGTTGTGGCATCACCAGTTGAAACTACCGAAGTCAAAGAACATGTAGGCAGAGCTTTTACTCACCTGGTTTCAATCTATGGCCATCAAATGCAGCCCCTTCTTAACAGTCTCTCCCCTCAACATGCAAATGCCCTGGCCGTATTTGCCCCAAAAAGCTGA
- the LOC101307791 gene encoding F-box/FBD/LRR-repeat protein At2g26030-like: MERHHKALATTSHQSQGAGSYSLVDRFSSLPDAVVSHILSYLNAFDLIQVSSVSKKCGELSVSVSGLDFDVNAMPGGKVWWMRSKLLNYLDRLWMRRENINIDRFRVCWVFEGVTSRTCEEHCRVISWIYAAVRCNVEKLDLQITLNYKEKPTSLELPGCTFRCASLTSLTLDLKFCILKTPSVSSCTNLQSLLLRSVCIEKDFFEWISSSCQCIKELTIDCVLSSTIICIEIPSLEFIHFVFVGRRQLYTDIDALSISGENLQHIHVEHIDLRSSACHYKLSITAPNVKYLKLNGNVAHRLSVEKFIHSEEAVIFLNPGEGGFDKVVFDVVSCILGVKVLRLNATTIKALFKYEGSMLGQFDNIRQLYIHTKGLEKDLIAAVVSLLSGMPTLSSLNIKSEPNNRQLKCVEPTSVSVGKKWRAQRMACIDQLKEVTIEISNGNKELELARFLLEDAKNLKKMVLQLSDWSYSPKKVLLARKLSSYSSNLNMAANIDHINSTATIVFEAA, translated from the exons ATGGAGCGCCATCATAAGGCTTTGGCAACTACAAGTCATCAATCTCAAGGTGCTGGCAGTTACAGTTTAGTTGACAGATTTAGTAGTCTTCCTGATGCGGTTGTTTCTCACATTCTTTCATACCTCAATGCATTCGATCTCATTCAAGTGAGCAGTGTGTCCAAAAAATGTGGGGAACTAAGTGTTTCAGTCTCGGGATTAGACTTTGATGTAAATGCAATGCCTGGAGGGAAAGTCTGGTGGATGCGATCAAAACTGTTGAATTATTTGGATAGGCTCTGGATGCGACGCGAGAATATCAACATAGATAGGTTCCGTGTCTGTTGGGTTTTTGAAGGAGTGACTTCACGTACCTGTGAGGAGCATTGTCGAGTGATCTCATGGATCTATGCTGCTGTGAGGTGCAATGTTGAAAAGTTAGATCTTCAGATCACTCTGAACTACAAAGAGAAACCTACAAGTTTAGAGTTGCCAGGTTGCACCTTCCGTTGTGCATCTTTGACGTCCCTAACACTAGACTTGAAGTTCTGTATTCTTAAAACTCCCTCAGTCTCCAGTTGCACTAATCTCCAATCCTTACTGTTAAGAAGTGTTTGCATAGAGAAGGATTTTTTTGAATGGATCTCAAGTTCGTGCCAATGCATCAAGGAGTTAACCATTGACTGTGTTCTTAGTTCGACAATTATCTGCATTGAGATTCCATCTTTGGAATTCATTCATTTCGTGTTTGTGGGTAGGCGTCAACTATACACAGACATTGATGCTCTTAGCATTTCTGGTGAAAATCTCCAACATATACATGTTGAGCATATTGACTTGAGATCATCAGCTTGTCACTATAAATTAAGTATTACGGCTCCAAATGTGAAGTATTTGAAATTAAATGGGAATGTCGCTCATCGTCTATCTGTGGAAAAATTCATACATTCAGAAGAAGCTGTGATTTTTCTTAATCCGGGGGAAGGTGGATTTGACAAGGTGGTATTTGATGTGGTTAGCTGTATACTTGGGGTTAAAGTTCTTCGTTTGAACGCAACGACCATAAAG GCTCTGTTCAAATATGAGGGATCCATGCTCGGACAATTTGACAATATCCGTCAGCTCTATATCCATACCAAGGGTTTGGAGAAAGACCTAATTGCGGCAGTGGTTTCTCTTCTAAGTGGAATGCCTACTTTGAGTTCTTTAAACATAAAGTCTGAGCCAAATAACAGGCAATTAAAATGTGTGGAACCAACTAGT GTATCTGTGGGTAAAAAGTGGAGAGCCCAAAGAATGGCTTGTATTGACCAACTTAAGGAGGTGACAATAGAGATTTCCAATGGGAACAAGGAATTGGAGTTGGCAAGATTCTTGTTGGAGGATGCTAAGAATTTGAAGAAGATGGTCTTACAGTTGAGTGACTGGTCATACTCTCCAAAGAAAGTATTGCTAGCAAGGAAGTTGTCGTCGTATTCATCAAATCTTAATATGGCAGCAAACATAGACCATATCAATTCTACTGCCACAATTGTCTTTGAGGCTGCTTAA
- the LOC101311872 gene encoding putative germin-like protein 2-1-like, whose amino-acid sequence MANHILVLTVLAMACILVIAFEPSPLQDFCLAQADHFFFGGLHMAGNTSNPLRLKIIPINVAQIPRLNTRGISLSRIDYAPWGVTPPHTHPRATEILTVLEGSVVGFVTSNLDNKLISKVLNKGDVFVFPVGLVHYQQNVGNGTTVSRSSLSSQYPGVITIANVIFFLNENVYFILKRLFYCGPQTLGLNEYF is encoded by the exons ATGGCAAACCATATTTTGGTATTGACAGTTCTGGCCATGGCATGTATTCTGGTAATTGCCTTTGAGCCTAGTCCATTGCAAGATTTCTGC CTAGCACAAGCTGACCATTTCTTCTTCGGAGGGCTTCACATGGCCGGAAACACCTCAAACCCCCTCAGACTTAAAATCATCCCAATTAATGTGGCTCAAATTCCAAGACTCAACACCCGCGGCATCTCACTTTCTCGCATTGACTATGCACCGTGGGGTGTTACCCCTCCTCACACTCATCCTCGTGCCACCGAAATTCTGACAGTCTTGGAAGGCAGTGTTGTTGGCTTTGTGACCTCTAACCTTGACAACAAGCTCATCTCTAAAGTGCTTAACAAGGGTGATGTGTTTGTTTTCCCTGTTGGACTAGTTCACTACCAGCAAAATGTTGGTAATGGAACTACCGTTTCACGCTCTTCTCTCAGCAGCCAATACCCTGGAGTCATTACCATTGCTAATGTAATTTTTTTTTTAAATGAAAATGTGTATTTTATTTTAAAGAGACTGTTCTATTGCGGACCGCAAACTTTGGGACTCAATGAGTACTTTTAA
- the LOC101308089 gene encoding small RNA 2'-O-methyltransferase-like has product MRAAAELSGFIASSEGELWIRRQSPYPPEIIELSSIQQNPNNPEIIVSPSNQQPASPELLMVEAIIIPCSLVKNVERVILNLTSSGYYLDVIAKQLGLLEAADFMISRSSCQRSSYDLKDL; this is encoded by the exons ATGAGGGCTGCTGCTGAATTATCTGGATTTATTGCGAGTTCAGAGGGAGAGCTCTGGATTAGGAGGCAAAGTCCATACCCTCCTGAAATTATAGAGTTATCATCTATCCAGCAAAATCCAAACAATCCTGAAATTATAGTCTCGCCATCTAACCAGCAACCAGCCTCCCCTGAACTCCTAATGGTTGAAGCCATAATTATACCGTGTTCACTAGTGAAGAATGTTGAAAGAGTAATCCTGAATCTCACATCTTCTGGTTATTACCTTGATGTTATTGCAAAACAACTTGGGTTGTTGGAAGCTGCTGACTTTATGATCTCAAG ATCTTCATGCCAAAGAAGTTCGTACGATTTGAAGGATCTTTGA
- the LOC101308381 gene encoding uncharacterized protein LOC101308381 encodes MYHCSRRLRATFTWVRLQKQQPFCSKPPQPHDGLSSYNESLKKLDKMDLVTAAKMLFTDPPSKTKKFGLDFHLVQLFFACMPSLAVYLVAQYARYEMRKMEAEHEQKRKKQEEEKAEEIEVNATKEKEASSVPELLEVRERLEKLEETVKEIAVETKKKQTVHGQAKGHEGDIAKKSFGTEASTLSSSDSSKPVEKDPIKQDSIESRAAAAGTDRLNGPAKVPNASAEGKIQDGGTSPDAKR; translated from the exons ATGTACCACTGCAGCCGAAGATTGCGAGCGACGTTTACCTGGGTCCGACTCCAGAAACAACAACCCTTTTGCTCCAAACCTCCCCAACCCCATGATGGTCTGAGCTCATACAACGAGTCGTTGAAGAAGCTTGACAAGATGGACTTGGTCACTGCCGCTAAGATGCTCTTCACTGACCCTCCCTCTAAGACAAAGAAATTTGG GCTTGATTTCCATCTGGTACAACTATTCTTTGCCTGTATGCCTTCGTTGG CTGTATATCTGGTGGCTCAGTATGCTCGCTATGAAATGAGAAAAATGGAAGCA GAACATGAACAAAAAAGAAAGAAACAAGAAGAGGAGAAAGCAGAAGAAATAGAAGTAAATGCTACTAAAGAAAAAGAAGCAAGCTCAGTTCCAGAACTTTTGGAGGTGAGAGAAAGATTAGAAAAACTTGAAGAAACTGTGAAAGAAATTGCAGTTGAGACGAAGAAGAAACAAACGGTCCATGGCCAAGCAAAAGGTCATGAAGGTGACATTGCAAAGAAAAGTTTTGGAACAGAGGCAAGTACCCTGAGCAGCTCAGATTCTAGCAAACCAGTTGAGAAAGACCCCATCAAACAGGATTCTATAGAGTCAAGGGCAGCTGCGGCGGGCACAGATAGGTTAAATGGGCCAGCAAAAGTTCCTAATGCTTCTGCAGAGGGCAAGATCCAAGATGGCGGGACTTCTCCAGATGCTAAAAGATGA
- the LOC101308680 gene encoding uncharacterized protein LOC101308680, whose protein sequence is MDPEQTFIRVQERFSQILTPKVRAGLEYIYLFIAITLFSILVVMHANYVQQPGCSSELPGVETADAQIIHVKISSAGLWSQNESDFTNHVPETKLVMDKLELANVGGDDGLTSETLDHQGDSSMPTVEDAVLKTEIEETRTSFPLSAKETFKAALFHFTNKWHRRLSFLWKHASNIIASLWNIAGIHLDLDIPKWLHILRLDRLNTYAVQWLENRSKTFEPTYLYTMEKGYFLLPESARAQHNIRTVNISISARHSCFGNRWQQLLINRFVGYDTILINSLLSSPGQGYLYNFQTKEFFNLSYAHEPPEGPARFGDYLVTKCGVLMMSLFVFFTTTMSVSFTLRETQTRMLKFTVQLQHHARHQLPTFQLIFVHVIESLVFVPIMIGILFFLFEFYDDQLLAFMVLILVWLSELFTLISVRTPISMKFFPRFFLLYFLVFHIYFFSYAYGFSYLALSTAAAFMQHLILYFWNRFEVPTLQRFIQNRRSQLQQHPDFHITSSTFLASTLHITRLNTRNPGLVNSDMVSGPGLRSGSNPAVPSNGNEAPGFHERSGNENPVQNPLQVPGQANLNQAENGPNPGAMNSFSSLLLWILGGASSEGFNSFLSMFRDVRDQGQAYAEAPRQENQDVR, encoded by the exons ATGGATCCGGAGCAGACGTTCATACGCGTGCAGGAGCGATTCTCACAGATCCTGACGCCCAAAGTGAGAGCTGGTTTGGAGTACATCTACCTCTTCATCGCCATCACTCTCTTCTCTATTCTCGTTGTCATGCACGCCAACTACGTTCAACAG CCTGGCTGTTCAAGTGAGCTTCCCGGGGTCGAAACAGCGGACGCACAAATCATTCACGTGAAG ATTTCTAGTGCAGGCTTGTGGTCGCAGAATGAGTCAGACTTCACCAATCATGTCCCCGAGACCAAATTGGTGATGGATAAATTAGAACTTGCCAATGTGGGTGGGGATGATGGGTTGACATCTGAGACTCTGGATCATCAGGGAGATAGCTCTATGCCAACTGTTGAGGATGCGGTTTTGAAAACTGAAATAGAGGAGACGCGTACTAGTTTTCCTTTATCTGCCAAGGAGACTTTTAAAGCAGCACTCTTTCATTTTACCAATAAGTGGCACAGGCGTCTGTCATTCCTCTGGAAGCATGCCTCAAATATCATTGCTAGTTTGTGG AACATTGCAGGTATACATTTGGATCTTGATATTCCGAAGTGGCTGCATATACTTCGATTAGACAGGCTTAACACATATGCAG TGCAGTGGCTTGAGAACAGAAGCAAAACTTTTGAACCAACTTACTTATACACTATGGAAAAG GGTTATTTCTTACTACCTGAAAGTGCAAGGGCTCAGCATAATATTCGTACCGTAAACATAAGCATATCAGCTCGACATTCCTGTTTTGGGAACAG GTGGCAGCAGCTACTCATTAACAGATTTGTTGGGTATGATACTATATTGATAAACAGCTTATTGAGTTCTCCTGGTCAAG GTTATCTTTATAATTTTCAAACAAAAGAGTTCTTTAATCTTAGTTATGCACACGAGCCACCAGAAGGTCCTGCAAGATTTGGAG ATTACCTTGTGACGAAGTGTGGTGTTCTTATGATGTCTCTGTTTGTGTTCTTTACAACCACTATGTCTGTGTCCTTCACTTTGAGAGAAACGCAGACTCGAATGCTGAAGTTCACAG TGCAGCTCCAACACCATGCTCGTCATCAGCTTCCAACATTTCAGTTGATTTTTGTGCATGTAATTGAATCACTTGTGTTTGTGCCA ATTATGATTGGCATATTGTTTTTTCTGTTCGAGTTTTATGACGATCAACTATTGGCTTTCATGGTCCTAATTCTTGTCTGGTTGAGTGAACTATTTACCCTGATCAG TGTTCGCACGCCCATATCAATGAAGTTCTTTCCCCGCTTCTTTCTGCTCTACTTTCTCGTTTTTCACATCTATTTCTTTTCCTATGCTTACG GTTTTTCCTATTTGGCTCTTTCTACGGCTGCAGCATTTATGCAGCATCTGATTCTATACTTCTGGAACCGTTTCGAG GTACCAACTCTACAAAGGTTTATTCAAAATCGAAGATCACAACTCCAACAACACCCAGATTTCCACATTACTTCCTCCACGTTCCTTGCTTCAACTCTACATATCACAAGATTGAACACAAGAAATCCTGGTCTAGTTAATTCTGACATGGTCTCTGGCCCTGGGCTGAGATCTGGATCCAATCCAGCAGTGCCTTCAAATGGAAATGAAGCTCCTGGCTTTCATGAACGATCAGGCAATGAGAACCCAGTGCAAAACCCTCTTCAGGTTCCAGGCCAAGCTAACCTGAATCAAGCGGAGAATGGTCCAAACCCTGGCGCTATGAATTCATTCAGCTCACTTTTGTTATGGATATTAGGTGGGGCTTCCTCTGAAGGCTTCAACTCATTTCTTTCCATGTTCAGAGATGTCCGAGACCAAGGACAAGCTTATGCTGAAGCTCCCAGGCAAGAAAATCAGGATGTAAGATAG
- the LOC101312162 gene encoding ABC transporter G family member 23-like — MAASCFEEPNMNGDDSAILFSTSNSPEEYTTTPSSSSYHSSPPPPQHCTNPTYNLIVQNLSYTYLPNKGIPRSFSQLLQKPKPVAILKSVSFVAKSCQILAIVGPSGTGKSTLLRIISGRVKDEDYNPNSVSINDHQITSPAQLRKICGFVAQEDNLLPLLTVKETLLFTAKFRLKGIDAKGREERVEALMQELGLLHVSDSFVGDEENRGISGGERKRVSIGVDMIHDPPILLLDEPTSGLDSTSALQVIELLSIMAKSKQRTVVLSIHQPSYRILHHISNFLILSHGSVVHNGSIELLEETIGNLGMQIPLQLNVLEFAMEVIKTLEDSHSRSTSDHHSNGTESKEPYSYLSLPEIEHDQTKNMGDYFSNLYEIMFLCSRFWKIIYRTKQLLLARTLQALVGGFGLASVYMRVRKDEEGVAERLGLFAFSLSFLLSSTVEALPIYLQERRVLMKEASRGAYKVSSYMIANTIVFLPFLFAVAILFAVPVYWLVGLNPSAAAFAFFTFVVWLIVLMASSLVLFLSAVSPDFISGNSLICTVLGAFFLFSGYFIPKESIPKYWLFMYYVSIYRYPLDTLLTNEYWSTRSECFSRHQFSSKCLLTGNDVLKSRGLDKDTRWINVGIMFGFFVFYRMLCWVILCRRASKTTL, encoded by the coding sequence ATGGCTGCATCTTGCTTTGAAGAACCAAACATGAATGGAGATGACTCGGCGATTCTCTTTTCTACCTCAAACTCCCCTGAAGAATATACCACCACACCTTCCTCTTCTTCCTACCACTCCTCACCACCACCACCCCAACATTGCACTAACCCAACTTACAATCTCATTGTACAGAACCTCTCCTACACTTATCTTCCAAACAAGGGCATACCACGTTCATTTTCTCAACTGCTGCAAAAGCCTAAGCCTGTTGCCATACTCAAGTCAGTCTCTTTTGTTGCAAAAAGTTGTCAAATACTTGCCATTGTTGGCCCGAGTGGCACCGGAAAATCTACCCTCCTGCGAATAATATCAGGGAGGGTTAAAGATGAAGACTATAACCCCAACAGTGTCTCCATTAATGATCACCAGATAACTAGTCCTGCACAGTTGCGCAAAATTTGCGGATTTGTTGCACAAGAAGATAACCTGCTTCCTCTACTGACTGTGAAGGAGACTTTGCTGTTCACTGCCAAGTTTCGGCTTAAAGGCATTGATGCAAAAGGGAGGGAAGAGAGGGTGGAGGCCTTAATGCAAGAGCTTGGTCTTCTCCATGTCTCTGATAGCTTTGTGGGAGATGAAGAGAACAGAGGGATATCTGGTGGAGAAAGGAAAAGGGTATCCATAGGTGTCGATATGATTCATGATCCACCTATTTTGCTTCTTGATGAGCCAACTTCAGGCCTAGACAGCACTTCTGCGCTTCAAGTTATAGAGCTGCTTTCTATAATGGCCAAATCAAAGCAAAGAACCGTGGTTTTATCCATACACCAACCAAGCTACAGAATTCTTCATCACATCTCCAACTTTCTGATCCTCTCACATGGTTCTGTGGTCCATAATGGAAGCATTGAATTACTGGAGGAAACAATAGGTAATCTTGGAATGCAAATTCCATTGCAGCTCAATGTCTTAGAATTTGCCATGGAAGTTATAAAAACCCTGGAAGATTCACATTCCAGAAGTACTAGTGATCATCACTCTAATGGTACAGAAAGCAAAGAACCATACTCCTACCTATCATTGCCGGAAATAGAACACGATCAAACCAAAAATATGGGTGATTATTTCTCTAATTTATATGAGATCATGTTTCTGTGTTCAAGATTTTGGAAAATAATTTACAGAACCAAGCAGCTGCTCTTGGCCAGAACACTGCAAGCTCTTGTTGGAGGATTTGGCTTGGCGAGTGTGTACATGAGAGTGAGGAAAGATGAAGAAGGCGTAGCAGAGAGACTTGGCCTCTTTGCTTTCAGTCTAAGTTTTCTACTCTCTTCCACAGTTGAGGCATTACCTATATACCTTCAGGAGCGGCGAGTATTGATGAAAGAAGCCTCAAGGGGAGCTTATAAGGTCTCATCTTACATGATTGCCAACACTATAGTCTTCCTACCCTTTCTATTTGCAGTGGCTATTCTGTTTGCTGTTCCTGTGTATTGGCTGGTAGGCCTCAATCCTTCTGCGGCTGCTTTCGCCTTTTTCACTTTCGTGGTTTGGCTCATTGTGCTGATGGCTAGTTCTCTAGTGCTCTTTCTCAGTGCGGTCTCTCCCGACTTCATTTCTGGAAACTCCCTCATATGCACAGTTCTTGGAGCCTTCTTCCTCTTCTCTGGCTACTTCATTCCGAAAGAGAGCATACCGAAATACTGGCTCTTCATGTACTATGTTTCCATTTACAGGTATCCACTGGACACATTGCTGACAAACGAGTACTGGAGTACTAGAAGTGAGTGCTTCTCTCGGCATCAATTTTCCTCCAAGTGTTTGCTTACTGGCAATGATGTGCTGAAGAGTAGGGGACTTGACAAGGACACCAGGTGGATCAATGTAGGGATCATGTTTGGCTTCTTCGTGTTCTATCGCATGCTTTGTTGGGTCATTCTTTGTCGAAGGGCTTCGAAAACAACACTTTAA